The Williamwhitmania taraxaci genome includes the window GCCCTATCCGGTGGCGTTGGATAAGCTGCCGCTTATGCTTCCCGAGGTGGACGCATACCTGCCAACCGAAAAGGGTGAGCCACCGCTTGGCCATGCCAAAAATTGGCATACCGAGGAGGGTTATCCTTACGAGATGAGCACCATGCCAGGGTTTGCTGGTTCGTCGGCCTACTACCTTCGCTATATGGATCCGCGCAACAGCAAGGGGTTGGTGTCGAAGCAGGCCAACGAATACTGGCAGGATGTGGATCTTTACATTGGCGGAACCGAGCATGCCACGGGTCACCTTGTTTACTCCCGCTTTTGGAACAAGTTCCTTTTCGATATCGGTGAGGTATCGAAGGATGAGCCATTCCGCAAGCTGGTTAACCAGGGGATGATTCAGGGTCGATCCAACTTTGTATACCGTGTTAAGGATACCAACACCTTTGTTTCACTTGGGTTGAAGAATCAATACGACACCACGGAAATTCATGTGGATGTTAATATTGTAAACAACGATCAGCTCGATTTGGCTAAGTTCCGTGCTTGGCGCCCCGAGTTTGCTACCGCCGAGTTTATTCTCGAGGATGGCAAGTACGTTTGCGGATGGGCAGTGGAGAAAATGTCCAAGAGTATGTATAACGTAGTGAACCCCGACGATGTGGTGGAGCGCTATGGAGCCGATACCCTGCGCATGTATGAGATGTTCCTCGGACCGCTAGAGCAAAGCAAGCCATGGGATACCAACGGAATTGATGGTGTGTCGAAGTTCCTGCGCAAGTTCTGGAAGCTGTTTCTCAGCAAGGGCGGCGATATTCAACTTTCGAACGAAAAGGCCACGCCTGCTGAGCTAAAGGTGTTGCACAAGACCATTAAAAAGGTGCGCGAGGATATCGAGAACTTCTCGTTCAACACGTCCGTCTCCACCTTTATGATTTGCGTAAACGAGCTGGGCGATTTAAAGTGCAACAAGCGCGAAATTCTGGAGCCACTCACCGTGTTGCTCTCTCCGTTTGCCCCGCACATCACCGAGGAGCTATGGGCTCATATGGGTAAGAAACCAAGCATTGCCGATGCTTCCTACCCGGTGTTTAATTCGACCTACCTAGTGGAGTCGAGTTACGAGTATCCCGTTTCCATCAACGGTAAAATGCGATTCAAAAAGGAACTACCTTTGGGTATATCGGTTGCCGAGATTGAGGCGGCTATTTTGGCCGACGAGAATACTCAGAAATACTTAGAGGGCAAGCAGCCGAAGAAAGTAATTATTGTACCAAACAAAATCATTAATCTGGTTGTATAAGGTTGATGGACGGTGTTTCATTATCCGAGGCATATAATGCTTCAAAGACGGGTAATTGAGGGAGTGAAAACGATCAAGGATTTACTTATAAAAACTATTGCATCCATGAATAAGGCATACCATTTTTCGAAACCTTACGTGATCATCACATTCGGATTATTCCTATATGTGTTGGCATGGACCACGTTTATTCTTCCTTCCGGCATTACCGGTGGTGGGGTTAGCGGTATTGGGGCAATCATATATTTCGGCACAGGAATCCCAGTTGGTCTAACCTATTTTGTAATCAACCTCTTTCTGATAGGGCTAGCAATAAAGGTTCTGGGAGCAAACTTTGGTGTAAAAACTATTTTTGGTATTCTAATGGCCTCATTTCTTTTCTCCGTAATGCAGCCGCTTATTACGGTACCGCTGCTACAGGATAAGTTTATGTCGGCCATCATTGGCGGCATGCTCAGCGGTATTGGAATCGGGATAACCTTTACCCAAGGAGGCTCGTCGGGAGGAACCGATATTATTGCCATGATTGTGAACAAGTATCATAACATCAGCCCGGGTAAGGTTATTCTGGCCTGCGACGTTTTTATTATTGCATCGATATATTTGGTGATGCTCGACAAGACACCCATCGAACGGATTCAGGTAATTGTATATGGTTACGTTTCCATGTCGATTACCGCTTATGCTATTGATGCCGTTATTTCGGGGTCGAAGCAGAGCGTTCAGGCTTTTGTCTTTTCGAAGAAGTATGCCGAAATCGCCGATCGGGTTACGCGCGAACTCGGGCGCGGTGTAACGGTTGTGGATGGCGAAGGATGGTATACCAAGGAGCCGCAAAAGGTGCTTATATCGATGTTTCGCAAGCACGAGCTCTCCGATTTTTATCGCATAGTGAAGGAGATTGATCACGATGCTTTCATTTCGGTCTCACTGGTTATGGGGGTTTATGGACAGGGTTTCGAAAGAATTCGATCTTAACGTTTATTAAGTTTTCTAATCTCCGAAGAATTGATATTTTTGGGCAACCCTTAGGGGTTGCTTTTTTTTACCAAAGAATCAGACCTTCCCAATGAAAAAAAAATGGCTTTTAATTCCGTTTTCGATCGTAGTCACCGCTATCATCCTGGTATTTACCTATGATTTATTTGTAACTATTGAGATTAAGAAAGAAGAGGCCCTAATTCCTCCAGTGCTGGAATATGGCATCCCAGTAGACTCTTTCAACATTGAAAAGGTTCCTATTACCCGAAACCAAACGCTTGGCACCATTCTCAACGCTCGGAACCTATCCAACGCTCAGATATTCGAATTAGAAACAAAGGCAGCAGGCGTAATCGATATGCGAAAGATAAGAGCAGGTAACGTGCTCAAGTTTTTCACTTCCAGCGACAGTTTACAACGGTTGGCATATATGGTCTATGAAGTTTCCCCGGTGGAATATGTGGTGTTCTCCTTTGGCGATTCCATTACGGTGGTGAAGAATCAAAAGGACGTTGTATCGATCCGCAGAAAGGCTTCAGGGACTATTCAAACCTCCTTGTGGGAGGCCATGGTTAAGGATAGTCTGCCGCCTTCTTTGGTTTTAGACCTATCCGATATATATGCTTGGACCATCGATTTCTTTGCAATACAAAAGGGCGACGGTTTTGAGGTTATTTACGACGAACTCTATATCGATAAAAAAAGTGTTGGGGTAGGAAAGATATATGGAGCCCGTTTCACACATCGGGGCGAACCCTATTTAGCCGTTTCGTTCGATCAAGATTCGATTCAAGAGTATTGGGATGAAATAGGAAATAATCTGAGGAAAGCTTTTCTCAAGGCACCACTTAAATTTTCAAGAATTAGTTCGCGCTTTTCGCGAAGTCGGTTTCATCCGGTGTTACGCATATATCGTCCTCATACAGGAGTGGATTATGCTGCCCCTACGGGAACTCCGGTAATGAGTATTGGCGATGGAACAGTAATAGGAAGGGCATACTCTGGTGGTGGTGGAAATGGCGTAAAAATTCGCCATAATGCATCATATTCTACAGGTTACTTGCATCTGTCGGCCTATGGGAAAGGAATACATGTAGGGGCTCGCGTAAAGCAGGGGCAAATTATTGGCTATGTGGGGCAAACTGGTTATGCTACTGGTCCGCATCTCGATTTTAGGGTTTGGAAAAATGGCACTGCCGTAAATCCTCTACTTGTAAAGGCACCGCCAGTTGAACCTATGAAGAAGGAGAATATGGCAGCATATATGGTCTATCGCGATAGCATTCAGGCCGTGCTTAATGGCCGAATTGAGATGAGAGATACCACCGTGTATTCGGGTAGTTCGGCCGTATCGGTAATGCAAAAGAAATAGTAAGAATTCTAAAGGTTGGGTGCAAATTGTTGCTTTAGTGGCAATTTGCACCCAACCTTTTTGTGGGAAGTTGCAATTACAGCTTACAAATAATATCCTCCACTACTCGGGGAAAGTGCTTATACTCCAACTCATGAACTTTGGCCGCCAAACTTTCGGGAGTATCGCCTGGCATCACGAGGCATCGGGCCTGAAAAATTGTGCTGCCCGTGTCGTAGTGCTCATTTACGTAGTGTATCGTTATTCCACTTTCTTTGTCGCCACTCTCCACCACTGCCTTGTGCACATTTTCGCCAAACATGCCTTTACCACCATATTTTGGCAACAGTGCTGGGTGAATATTAACTATTCGATTTGGAAAGGCTGAAATAAGGTAGGAGGGAATGAGCCATAGAAATCCGGCCAAGACGATGAAATCTACCTCATATTTTTCTAGAACATCCAAAATTGCCTCCGAATGGTAAAAATCGTTCCTTGAAAAGGTGGTGGAAGGCACTTCAAGTCGTTTAGCCCGATTGAGCACAAAAGCCTCCTGATTATTCGAAAGCACCACAGACACATTGGCGCACTGTGTCTTGCGAAAATAGGTGATCAAGTTTTCGGCATTACTACCCGATCCGGAGGAAAATATTGCTATTGACTTCATATACAGTTGAGTATTATGATAAGCATGAGGATTAATGCAAATTTATCACTTGAAAGGTCAAAACTAAAAACAAATTATCTTACTTTTGCGCCGATCATCATTTGGATAGCTTTTTATTTTTTGTAAAAAGTTATTGTTTATATTTGAATGCTAAAGATAACCTAAGTATTAATTTTAAACTTACAACTATGTCTGACATCGCATCAAGAGTAAAGGCTATTATCGTTGATAAACTCGGCGTTGACGAGAACGAAGTTACTCCAACTGCAAGTTTCACCAATGATTTGGGCGCTGATTCACTTGACACTGTTGAACTTATCATGGAATTTGAGAAGGAGTTCAACATTTCTATTCCTGATGAAGATGCTGAAAAGATCGGCGCCGTTGGCGACGCAGTTAGCTACATTGAGAGCCACAGCAAGTAACTAGGAAGAAGTAAGATTAAACTTTTGCGCATAATTTTGTTTTTTAATAATTGGTTTTATGGAGCTTAAAAGGGTAGTTATTACGGGATTAGGAACAATTAATCCTATAGGAAACAACGTTGAGGAGTATTTTGCTAACCTTGAAAAGGGTGTTGGCGGATGCGATCTCATTAAGAGTTTCGATACAACCAATTTTAAAACAAAATTTGCGTTTGAGTTAAAAAACTTTGATCCCAACAATCATTTCGATCGCAAAGAGGCTAAGAAGCTCGATCTATATGCTCAGTATGCCTTAGTTGCCTCAGAAGAGGCGATGAAAGACTCAGGGCTTAATCTTGAGACTCTTAATCTCGACCGCGCGGGTGTTGTATGGGGCTCAGGCATAGGTGGAATTTACACCTTCCTGCATGAAGTAAAGGGGTTTGTCGAGGGCGGTAATATCCCTCGATTTAGCCCTTTCTTTATTCCAAAAATGATTTCTGACATTGCTGCTGGCCATATTTCTATGAAATATGGTTTACGTGGGCCAAATTACTCAACTGTTTCGGCGTGTGCTTCATCCACTCATGCTATGATCGATGCCTACAATTTAATCCGTTTAGGTAAGGCCGACGTATTTGTTACTGGAGGTTCCGAAGCCGCTATTAACGAAGCAGGTGTTGGCGGATTCAACTCAATGCAGGCGCTTTCAACCAACAACGATCAATACCAAAGCGCATCTCGTCCATTCGACGCCACTCGCGATGGATTTGTTATGGGAGAAGGTGGAGCCGCTCTCATTTTTGAGGAGTATGAGCATGCCAAGGCACGTGGTGCGAAAATTTACTGCGAAGTTATTGGCGGTGGAATGACGGCCGATGCTTATCACCTCACTGCTCCACATCCTGAAGGTCTTGGAGCTTCCAATGTTATGAAGTTGGCTCTTGCCGACAATAATACTAAACTGGAGGATGTTGACTATATCAATGTTCACGGCACATCTACCCCTCTAGGAGATATTGCCGAAACAAAAGCTATTGTTAATGTTTTTGGTGAGCATGCTTACAAGGTAAACATTTCTGCCACTAAATCTATGACTGGCCACATGCTTGGTGCTGCTGGTGCCGTAGAAGCGCTTGCTTGTATCTTCGCTATTACTCGCGGCATTATTCCTCCTACCATTAACCACGTTCACGCCGATCCAGAAATAGATAGCCGATTGAACCTTACTTTTAATAAGGCTCAGAAACGTGAGGTAAAAGTTGCTCTTTGCAACACCTTTGGATTTGGAGGTCATAACTCTTCCATATTGCTACGAAAACTTTAATTTCCAATTTGCGGGTATCTATCATTCATCGGAGACGATTTAAATCTGTCCGTGATAGAGAATTTTATGTAGAATTCAAAAGAGCAATTGGCTTTTACCCGCAAAATATAAATCTGTATAAGCTGGCTTTTATACATAAGTCAGCTTCTATTGTTTTACCCTCGGGTCAGTCTGTCAACAATGAGCGGCTGGAGTACCTTGGCGATGCTATCCTCGACGCCATTATCGCCGACTTTCTTTTTGAACAATACCCATCGGAAAGGGAAGGCTTCCTTACCAAAATGCGGGCTAAAATTGTTAGCCGCACCCACCTCAATCGACTTTCAGTTCAAATGGGGCTTCAGCGGCTTATAATCTCCAACTCCTGCAATTCCACGCAGCGCCATATCTTTGGAGATGCGCTAGAGGCGTTTATTGGTGCCATGTATCTGGATAAAGGGTATAAAAAAACTCGAAAATATCTCATTAGGAAGATATTTAAGAAGTTCGTCAATCTCAATGTACTTGAGCATCTCGAGACCGATTTCAAGAGCCGTATTATTGAGTGGGGTCAAAAGCATCGTCGATCAGTTACATTCGATTATAGGGAAGAGCATGAAGCCAAGGAGACTTCTCCAATTTTCTTTGCATTACTATATATAGCCAACACCTTAGCTGGTGAAGGCCAGGGTAGTTCCAAAAAAGAGGCAGAGCAAAATGCAGCCATGATTGTTTTGTCCAATGAGGAGCAGTTAAACCTTTTGGCGCAAAATATCATAGAGGAAGCGCACCTTGGTCCGGAAGAATGTGTAAATAGCAGTTTGTAATTCAATTCATATCGCAATGGCAAAGACCGTTCACCAACTCGATGTTCCTTTGCGCAATGCTGCTTTCTTAGGAATTTCGTGTGCCGAGTCAATCCTACGGTTTTCGTGGCTTCTGAATAAGCAGTTAGGCGCTGATTTTGTCTATGCCGAACAATCTCATGAATTAATCAGTCCGTTTGCTACGTTCCAATTTTTCGATGAGGAGGCGGCTCTTCATTTCTTACTTATATCCAATAAGGTAGAAGAAACGCGATTGTCCTTAGCACTAAAAAACATAGATTATATCCTAGTTTGTATTGGTCCCGATGCGGATAAGCCGCTTCTGCGATGGAGTAATCGAGTTAAGCAAATAGAGGGAGTTGTTGGCTGTTATCCTCTGCTTTCCGACAAAGGTATTCTTAAGAAATTAGCCACGATACTTGCTAAATAAACGAAAGAGGGCGGAACCGCTTCCACCCTCTTTGCTGTATATGTTGCTTTGGGCTCTACTCCAAAAGCAATTCGGAAAGATTACACTAAAACTGCTTGCCAAATATAAGGCATCGGAAAGTTAATTGCTGTTTTTCTCTGTTAAACTGTGTTAAGGTTCGGTAGAATAACTAAATCATTAACCTAACTTTGCACTAGTCTCCCACGAAAATTCAACACGACCTCGATGAATCGTAGCCATATCTGGATACTAACTGTAATCATTTCCCTCACTTCGGTTGCCCTTGTGATTCTTCAAATGCTTTGGATTCGTAATTCCTATCAGATGAAAGAGGA containing:
- a CDS encoding YitT family protein, with the translated sequence MNKAYHFSKPYVIITFGLFLYVLAWTTFILPSGITGGGVSGIGAIIYFGTGIPVGLTYFVINLFLIGLAIKVLGANFGVKTIFGILMASFLFSVMQPLITVPLLQDKFMSAIIGGMLSGIGIGITFTQGGSSGGTDIIAMIVNKYHNISPGKVILACDVFIIASIYLVMLDKTPIERIQVIVYGYVSMSITAYAIDAVISGSKQSVQAFVFSKKYAEIADRVTRELGRGVTVVDGEGWYTKEPQKVLISMFRKHELSDFYRIVKEIDHDAFISVSLVMGVYGQGFERIRS
- a CDS encoding M23 family metallopeptidase, which encodes MKKKWLLIPFSIVVTAIILVFTYDLFVTIEIKKEEALIPPVLEYGIPVDSFNIEKVPITRNQTLGTILNARNLSNAQIFELETKAAGVIDMRKIRAGNVLKFFTSSDSLQRLAYMVYEVSPVEYVVFSFGDSITVVKNQKDVVSIRRKASGTIQTSLWEAMVKDSLPPSLVLDLSDIYAWTIDFFAIQKGDGFEVIYDELYIDKKSVGVGKIYGARFTHRGEPYLAVSFDQDSIQEYWDEIGNNLRKAFLKAPLKFSRISSRFSRSRFHPVLRIYRPHTGVDYAAPTGTPVMSIGDGTVIGRAYSGGGGNGVKIRHNASYSTGYLHLSAYGKGIHVGARVKQGQIIGYVGQTGYATGPHLDFRVWKNGTAVNPLLVKAPPVEPMKKENMAAYMVYRDSIQAVLNGRIEMRDTTVYSGSSAVSVMQKK
- the purN gene encoding phosphoribosylglycinamide formyltransferase; its protein translation is MKSIAIFSSGSGSNAENLITYFRKTQCANVSVVLSNNQEAFVLNRAKRLEVPSTTFSRNDFYHSEAILDVLEKYEVDFIVLAGFLWLIPSYLISAFPNRIVNIHPALLPKYGGKGMFGENVHKAVVESGDKESGITIHYVNEHYDTGSTIFQARCLVMPGDTPESLAAKVHELEYKHFPRVVEDIICKL
- a CDS encoding acyl carrier protein codes for the protein MSDIASRVKAIIVDKLGVDENEVTPTASFTNDLGADSLDTVELIMEFEKEFNISIPDEDAEKIGAVGDAVSYIESHSK
- the fabF gene encoding beta-ketoacyl-ACP synthase II — translated: MELKRVVITGLGTINPIGNNVEEYFANLEKGVGGCDLIKSFDTTNFKTKFAFELKNFDPNNHFDRKEAKKLDLYAQYALVASEEAMKDSGLNLETLNLDRAGVVWGSGIGGIYTFLHEVKGFVEGGNIPRFSPFFIPKMISDIAAGHISMKYGLRGPNYSTVSACASSTHAMIDAYNLIRLGKADVFVTGGSEAAINEAGVGGFNSMQALSTNNDQYQSASRPFDATRDGFVMGEGGAALIFEEYEHAKARGAKIYCEVIGGGMTADAYHLTAPHPEGLGASNVMKLALADNNTKLEDVDYINVHGTSTPLGDIAETKAIVNVFGEHAYKVNISATKSMTGHMLGAAGAVEALACIFAITRGIIPPTINHVHADPEIDSRLNLTFNKAQKREVKVALCNTFGFGGHNSSILLRKL
- the rnc gene encoding ribonuclease III; the protein is MRVSIIHRRRFKSVRDREFYVEFKRAIGFYPQNINLYKLAFIHKSASIVLPSGQSVNNERLEYLGDAILDAIIADFLFEQYPSEREGFLTKMRAKIVSRTHLNRLSVQMGLQRLIISNSCNSTQRHIFGDALEAFIGAMYLDKGYKKTRKYLIRKIFKKFVNLNVLEHLETDFKSRIIEWGQKHRRSVTFDYREEHEAKETSPIFFALLYIANTLAGEGQGSSKKEAEQNAAMIVLSNEEQLNLLAQNIIEEAHLGPEECVNSSL